Proteins encoded within one genomic window of Nitrospina gracilis 3/211:
- a CDS encoding cyclic nucleotide-binding domain-containing protein encodes MSLKDTPTIQRYADGDIIVSEGIVSNNAFIIIEGKVNVTKKVDKKSVLINTLKAGDVFGEMGLISQTVRSASVVAVGNVTIGVIEKEQFNRLVEQLPDDVRLVVKALVDRLRFTSEQLSRIGLELEKTRSVISSFSINQ; translated from the coding sequence ATGAGTCTCAAGGATACTCCGACAATTCAGCGGTACGCGGATGGAGACATCATCGTTTCGGAAGGAATTGTCAGCAACAACGCATTCATCATCATCGAGGGCAAGGTCAACGTCACCAAGAAGGTGGACAAGAAAAGCGTGTTGATCAACACCCTCAAGGCAGGGGACGTGTTCGGCGAAATGGGTTTGATTTCCCAGACAGTCCGGAGCGCTAGCGTGGTGGCGGTGGGCAACGTGACCATCGGGGTGATCGAAAAGGAACAGTTCAATCGCCTCGTCGAACAATTGCCGGACGATGTGCGCCTGGTGGTCAAAGCGCTTGTGGACCGGTTGCGGTTTACCAGCGAACAATTGTCGCGCATCGGCCTGGAGCTGGAAAAAACGCGCAGCGTCATCTCCTCCTTTTCGATTAATCAATAA
- the hpnH gene encoding adenosyl-hopene transferase HpnH has translation MAIPIRQAMKVGFYLFKQKLLGKKKYPLVLMLEPLYRCNLECTGCGKIQKPNDILKQYLSVEQCLKAAKECGAPIVSIAGGEPLIHPHIVEIIEGLVKQGRYVYLCTNAILLEKYLDRLPKSPLLTLSIHLDGMKEHHDHICMEEGVYDKAIDAIRAAKKKGFRVTTNTTFFDGVSVEYAEQFLDHIRPLGVDGMTVSSAFQYPDAPDQEHFPGRAKTMEFFGDLLNRNKDGRWNFNHSPFYLDFLQGKRDYDCTPWGNPCYSVLGWQKPCYLLDEGYAGSFRELMKTTDWDSYGHRNHDKCRDCTAHCGYEATAVEDSTRGLRNMVYSAKAVFQ, from the coding sequence ATGGCGATTCCAATTCGACAGGCGATGAAAGTTGGGTTTTATCTGTTCAAGCAAAAACTCCTCGGCAAAAAAAAGTATCCGCTGGTGTTGATGCTCGAACCCCTTTACCGTTGCAACCTCGAGTGCACGGGTTGTGGAAAAATTCAGAAACCCAACGACATTCTTAAACAGTATCTGAGCGTGGAGCAGTGCCTGAAAGCCGCGAAGGAATGCGGCGCGCCGATCGTCTCCATCGCCGGCGGCGAACCGCTGATCCATCCGCACATCGTGGAGATCATCGAAGGCCTGGTCAAGCAGGGCCGCTATGTTTACCTGTGCACCAACGCCATCCTGCTCGAGAAATATCTAGATCGGTTGCCGAAATCGCCGTTACTCACGCTTTCGATTCACCTCGACGGCATGAAGGAACACCACGACCATATCTGCATGGAAGAAGGCGTGTACGACAAGGCCATCGATGCCATCCGCGCCGCCAAGAAAAAAGGTTTCCGCGTCACCACCAACACCACCTTCTTCGACGGCGTCTCCGTTGAATACGCGGAGCAGTTTCTCGACCATATCCGGCCGCTGGGCGTGGACGGCATGACGGTGTCTTCCGCCTTCCAGTATCCGGATGCGCCGGACCAGGAACATTTTCCCGGCCGCGCGAAGACCATGGAGTTTTTCGGCGACCTGTTGAACCGCAACAAAGACGGGCGGTGGAACTTCAATCATTCACCGTTCTACCTTGACTTCCTGCAGGGTAAGCGCGATTACGACTGCACGCCGTGGGGCAATCCGTGTTACTCCGTTCTCGGCTGGCAGAAGCCGTGTTACCTGCTCGACGAAGGCTATGCCGGGAGCTTCCGCGAGTTGATGAAGACCACCGACTGGGACAGTTACGGTCACCGCAACCACGACAAGTGCCGCGACTGCACGGCCCACTGCGGGTACGAGGCCACGGCGGTGGAGGACTCGACGCGCGGCCTGCGCAACATGGTGTACTCCGCCAAAGCCGTCTTCCAATAG
- the trhP gene encoding prephenate-dependent tRNA uridine(34) hydroxylase TrhP, translated as MKPKNESQNTARSGPVSSPGTGVPELLAPAGSPEKLDYALAYGADAVYAGIPRFSLRARENPFKDATLKEAIERTHRMGRKIYITANILPPNRKIESFKQSLAFYAEAQPDAFIMADPGMIRFARREFPHVPVHLSVQTNTINHESVQFWYDEGVSRIILSRELSLPEIAEIHAKVPGMELESFVHGAICIAYSGRCLLSNYFNHRDANQGTCTNSCRWEYDVHQQPHESAPVQSTHNPNILSGEYFLEERERPGELMPIDEDEHGTYIMNSKDLRAIEYLKPIHDAGVCSFKIEGRTKTIYYLSMVVRSYRRAIDDLARGQAFDPKLIDEINKTANRGFTSAFLVPRSDHQTERFDSAQETDLPQVFAGQVTDSRKGWMEVEVKNRIEVGDRVEYISPSRQSYFHIAAIENAKGEAVNVAHGGAGRVWIATDQAVEPYALLSRVVSQQTADSLSLQAQ; from the coding sequence ATGAAACCGAAAAACGAGTCACAGAATACGGCCCGGAGCGGACCCGTTTCCTCTCCCGGTACGGGAGTGCCGGAGTTGTTGGCCCCGGCGGGGAGCCCGGAGAAGCTCGATTACGCGCTGGCCTACGGTGCCGATGCCGTGTACGCGGGGATTCCGCGCTTCTCGCTTCGTGCCCGCGAGAACCCGTTCAAGGACGCGACGCTGAAAGAGGCCATCGAACGCACGCACCGGATGGGGCGGAAAATCTACATCACCGCCAACATCCTGCCGCCCAACCGCAAGATCGAATCGTTCAAGCAGTCGCTGGCGTTTTACGCCGAGGCGCAACCCGACGCCTTCATCATGGCCGATCCGGGGATGATCCGTTTCGCGCGGCGCGAGTTTCCGCACGTGCCGGTGCATTTGTCGGTGCAGACCAACACCATCAACCACGAATCGGTGCAGTTCTGGTACGACGAAGGCGTGAGCCGCATCATCCTGTCGCGCGAGTTGTCTTTGCCGGAGATCGCGGAGATCCACGCCAAGGTGCCGGGGATGGAGCTGGAGTCGTTCGTGCACGGTGCAATTTGTATCGCCTATTCGGGCCGGTGTTTGTTGTCCAATTATTTCAACCACCGCGACGCCAACCAGGGCACCTGCACCAACAGTTGCAGGTGGGAGTACGACGTGCATCAACAGCCGCACGAGTCGGCGCCCGTGCAGAGCACGCACAACCCGAACATCCTGTCCGGAGAGTATTTTCTGGAAGAGCGGGAGCGGCCGGGCGAGCTGATGCCCATCGACGAAGACGAGCATGGCACCTACATTATGAACTCGAAGGACCTGCGCGCCATCGAGTACCTGAAACCGATTCATGATGCGGGCGTGTGTTCGTTCAAGATCGAGGGACGCACCAAGACCATCTACTATCTGTCGATGGTGGTGCGCAGTTACCGTCGCGCCATCGACGACCTCGCGCGCGGGCAGGCGTTCGATCCCAAACTCATCGATGAGATCAACAAGACCGCCAACCGCGGTTTCACTTCCGCATTTCTGGTGCCGCGGTCGGATCACCAGACCGAACGATTCGACTCCGCGCAGGAAACCGACCTGCCGCAGGTGTTCGCCGGGCAGGTGACGGATTCGCGCAAAGGCTGGATGGAAGTGGAAGTGAAGAACCGCATTGAAGTGGGCGACCGCGTCGAGTACATCTCTCCCTCGCGGCAGAGTTACTTCCACATCGCCGCCATCGAGAACGCGAAAGGCGAAGCGGTGAACGTCGCTCACGGTGGTGCGGGCCGGGTGTGGATCGCCACCGATCAGGCCGTCGAACCCTACGCGCTGCTCAGCCGCGTCGTCAGCCAGCAGACGGCGGACTCTCTCTCCCTGCAAGCGCAATAA
- a CDS encoding tetratricopeptide repeat protein — MTDSVPVPRSRAGWFGALALVFIIGFAGCASSITPREKLDARKRYNDAQKYNTLNMRDKYYQELIEIIKEVPNDPFYRVALGAAYFKDRQYPRAEKSFLRAIRLDSEYMQAYQYLGRLYMETEKWDRAIVHLKKSLDAKKVLNPQQLYNWLAFSYYRNGQYNEAERAWQMALDIKDSDQIRINLALAYKKAEQYELAYKSFQKAVELNPESARAHFELGQLLFDEGDYLRARPHLQEAINLQPLSENARTAKSMLNRMKVSPKK; from the coding sequence ATGACAGATTCAGTTCCGGTTCCTCGGTCAAGGGCGGGTTGGTTTGGAGCGCTTGCGCTGGTTTTCATAATCGGGTTTGCGGGATGTGCCTCCTCGATCACGCCACGGGAAAAACTGGATGCCCGCAAACGATACAACGACGCGCAGAAATACAACACCCTCAACATGCGGGACAAGTATTATCAGGAGCTGATCGAGATCATCAAGGAGGTTCCCAACGACCCGTTTTACCGCGTTGCCCTGGGTGCGGCGTACTTTAAGGACCGGCAGTATCCACGTGCTGAAAAATCCTTCCTGCGAGCCATCAGGCTGGATTCCGAATACATGCAGGCGTACCAGTATTTGGGGCGGTTGTACATGGAAACGGAGAAATGGGACCGTGCCATTGTGCACCTGAAAAAATCACTGGACGCGAAGAAGGTGCTGAACCCGCAACAGCTCTACAACTGGCTGGCTTTCAGTTATTACAGAAACGGGCAGTACAATGAGGCGGAACGCGCCTGGCAAATGGCGCTGGACATCAAGGACAGCGACCAGATTCGAATCAACCTGGCTCTTGCCTACAAGAAGGCAGAGCAGTACGAACTGGCCTACAAAAGTTTTCAGAAGGCGGTGGAGTTGAATCCGGAATCCGCCCGCGCGCACTTTGAACTGGGTCAGCTGCTGTTTGACGAAGGGGATTACCTGCGCGCCCGTCCCCACCTTCAGGAGGCGATCAATCTCCAGCCGTTGAGTGAGAACGCCCGCACAGCCAAATCCATGTTGAACCGCATGAAGGTTTCGCCCAAGAAATAG
- a CDS encoding type IV pilus twitching motility protein PilT, with product MRKAEIDHILTTMLESFGNISDLNITVGKPFQVENSGQLTEVPMHPPIPKITAFQAEIFALNLIGADRRLNEILLREGSCDCSYYIPGKARFRVNIFSQRGNYSIVLRKLETRIPSIEDLKLPPQFANAAEEKNGMVLVTGATGSGKSTTLAALLNKINHDKSVHIITLEDPVEFVHPHLKSTFNQRELGGDFNNFATGLRAALRQAPKVILVGEMRDRETVEIGMSAAETGHLVMSTLHTVDAGQTINRIVGMFSQEEEQQIRIRLADTVRWVISQRLVPKAGGGRIALLEIMNNNMRVKDTILNGEEEGKTYYDIIREGDAYGMWTFDQHIIKLYREDLITQETALAYASRRNVVARGIDAIKSERGEKTTDIEELALDDSYDQETGFAKKKKMRR from the coding sequence ATGAGAAAAGCCGAAATCGACCACATTCTGACAACGATGCTGGAGTCATTCGGAAACATCTCCGACCTCAACATCACCGTGGGCAAACCGTTCCAGGTGGAAAACTCCGGCCAGTTGACGGAAGTGCCCATGCACCCGCCGATACCGAAGATCACGGCGTTCCAGGCTGAGATCTTCGCGCTGAACCTCATCGGTGCCGACCGGCGGTTGAACGAAATCCTTCTGCGCGAGGGCTCCTGCGACTGTTCGTATTACATTCCCGGCAAGGCGCGGTTCCGCGTCAACATTTTCTCCCAGCGCGGCAACTACAGCATCGTCCTGCGTAAACTGGAAACGCGGATTCCGTCGATCGAGGATTTGAAACTGCCGCCGCAATTTGCCAATGCGGCGGAAGAGAAAAACGGAATGGTGCTGGTCACCGGTGCCACCGGTTCCGGTAAATCCACCACGCTTGCAGCACTGCTCAACAAGATCAATCATGACAAGTCGGTGCACATCATCACGCTGGAGGATCCGGTGGAATTCGTGCATCCGCACCTGAAGTCCACGTTCAACCAGCGGGAGTTGGGAGGCGACTTCAACAACTTTGCCACGGGCCTGCGTGCGGCACTTCGACAGGCGCCTAAGGTCATCCTGGTGGGTGAAATGCGCGACCGCGAAACCGTGGAGATCGGCATGAGCGCCGCGGAGACGGGTCACCTTGTCATGAGCACCCTGCACACGGTCGACGCGGGGCAGACCATCAACCGCATCGTCGGCATGTTTTCGCAGGAAGAGGAACAGCAGATCCGCATCCGGCTCGCGGATACCGTGCGCTGGGTCATCAGTCAGCGTCTGGTTCCGAAAGCGGGCGGCGGGCGAATTGCGCTTCTCGAAATCATGAACAACAACATGCGCGTGAAGGACACCATCCTGAATGGGGAGGAAGAGGGCAAGACCTATTACGACATCATCCGCGAAGGCGACGCCTACGGCATGTGGACTTTCGACCAGCACATCATCAAGTTGTATCGAGAGGATCTCATCACCCAGGAAACCGCCCTCGCGTATGCGTCGCGGCGGAACGTTGTGGCACGCGGCATCGACGCCATCAAGTCCGAAAGGGGCGAGAAGACGACGGACATCGAGGAGCTGGCCCTGGACGATTCTTACGACCAGGAAACCGGGTTTGCCAAAAAGAAAAAAATGCGAAGGTGA
- a CDS encoding helix-turn-helix domain-containing protein, translated as MEDSFGQYLKHQRELRSVTLNDIANSTRIPTRHLEALEEDRYDDLPAEVFIKGYIRGYGEALGVDANELLTAYEERIGKGRREVREQSLKEAVQREQKKSFWQTQMKLVGFVVGLVLVGWLVWVISQSSLPSAPEATVPPPEMTQKMPPPVSSETESTMGSGPQPGPPPQGGEAPPPPGSGMETTEAKTTSMTGPKNDLEAAAGENKISESENGGIINGLQDQIVPTNRSSLNTPGSSHSGAFSLEIRASEKAWFHMIVDGEKEKDFTLQPGERIVLHADNRIVADIGNRNGSEFLLNGKKFELPGTQNVVLDFVFKAELVE; from the coding sequence ATGGAAGACAGTTTCGGCCAATATCTTAAACACCAGCGGGAGTTGCGGAGCGTCACCCTGAACGACATCGCCAACTCCACCCGCATTCCCACGCGCCACCTGGAAGCCCTGGAAGAAGACCGTTATGACGACCTTCCGGCGGAGGTGTTTATCAAAGGGTACATCCGCGGTTATGGGGAAGCGCTGGGTGTGGATGCGAACGAACTGTTGACCGCTTATGAGGAGCGCATTGGCAAGGGCCGGCGGGAAGTGCGTGAACAGTCGTTGAAGGAAGCGGTCCAGCGTGAGCAGAAAAAATCATTCTGGCAGACGCAGATGAAACTGGTGGGGTTTGTGGTTGGACTGGTTCTGGTAGGCTGGCTGGTGTGGGTCATTTCCCAGTCTTCCCTGCCCTCCGCGCCGGAAGCGACCGTCCCCCCACCTGAAATGACACAGAAAATGCCACCTCCGGTCAGTTCGGAAACCGAATCGACCATGGGCTCGGGTCCGCAACCCGGTCCGCCACCACAGGGTGGCGAGGCTCCTCCTCCACCCGGCTCGGGAATGGAGACCACCGAGGCAAAAACCACCTCCATGACCGGTCCGAAGAACGACCTGGAAGCCGCAGCCGGGGAAAATAAGATTTCGGAATCGGAAAATGGTGGTATAATAAACGGCCTGCAAGATCAAATAGTTCCGACAAACCGAAGCTCATTGAACACACCGGGTTCAAGCCATTCCGGTGCTTTTTCTCTGGAAATCCGCGCCAGCGAAAAAGCCTGGTTCCACATGATCGTGGATGGGGAAAAAGAAAAAGATTTCACTCTGCAACCCGGCGAGCGTATCGTGTTGCATGCGGACAACCGGATTGTGGCGGATATCGGAAACCGGAATGGGTCGGAATTTTTGTTGAACGGAAAGAAGTTTGAACTGCCGGGGACGCAGAACGTGGTCCTCGACTTCGTATTCAAAGCCGAACTGGTAGAGTGA
- a CDS encoding type IV pilus twitching motility protein PilT has protein sequence MAKIDAFFKLMNEQGASDLHLVAGSQPVLRIHGDMERVKYKVLENDELKAILYEIAPEDKIKVFEETGDIDFAYEVPGLARYRANYFQQKWGVGAVFREIPSEILTAEQLGLPSVLTKLAMLHKGMVLVTGPTGSGKSTTLAAMMDYVNKNKKAHIITVEDPVEFVHKSASCVVNHREVGVHTKSFKAALKGALREDPDIILVGEMRDLETIELALEAASTGHLVFGTLHTQSAAKTVDRVIDVFPANQQAQIRTTLSESLKGVIAQNLFKRVDKKGRLAVLEVLVVTPATSNLIREGKTFQIPSVIQTGKKYGMQSLDDAILEALQAKKISPEDAYDKSIVKERFVQYLKTPPEFI, from the coding sequence ATGGCCAAAATCGATGCTTTCTTCAAACTGATGAACGAGCAGGGAGCTTCCGACCTGCACCTGGTGGCCGGGTCCCAGCCGGTCCTGCGTATTCATGGCGACATGGAACGCGTGAAGTACAAGGTTCTTGAAAACGACGAACTGAAAGCGATCCTCTACGAAATCGCGCCCGAAGACAAAATCAAGGTATTCGAAGAAACCGGCGACATCGACTTCGCCTATGAGGTGCCGGGTCTCGCCCGTTACCGCGCCAACTACTTCCAGCAGAAATGGGGCGTGGGCGCCGTTTTTCGTGAGATTCCCAGTGAAATTCTGACCGCGGAACAGCTGGGCCTTCCGTCGGTTCTCACCAAGCTGGCCATGCTGCACAAGGGCATGGTGCTGGTGACCGGTCCCACCGGTTCCGGCAAGTCCACCACCCTTGCGGCGATGATGGACTACGTCAACAAGAACAAGAAAGCGCACATCATCACGGTCGAAGACCCCGTCGAGTTCGTACACAAAAGCGCGAGTTGTGTGGTGAACCACCGTGAGGTGGGCGTGCACACGAAAAGTTTCAAAGCCGCCTTGAAAGGCGCGTTGCGCGAAGACCCGGATATCATCCTGGTCGGTGAGATGCGCGATCTGGAAACCATCGAGCTGGCACTGGAAGCCGCTTCCACGGGTCATCTCGTGTTCGGTACCCTGCATACCCAGAGCGCGGCGAAGACGGTCGACCGCGTCATCGACGTTTTTCCGGCCAACCAGCAGGCGCAGATCCGCACCACGCTTTCCGAAAGTTTGAAAGGCGTCATCGCGCAGAACCTGTTCAAGCGCGTCGACAAGAAAGGGCGCCTGGCGGTGCTGGAAGTGCTGGTGGTGACGCCCGCGACCTCGAACCTGATTCGTGAAGGCAAAACGTTCCAGATTCCCTCCGTCATCCAGACCGGAAAAAAATATGGAATGCAGTCTTTGGACGATGCCATTCTGGAAGCATTGCAGGCAAAAAAGATCAGTCCTGAAGACGCGTACGATAAATCGATTGTCAAAGAGCGGTTCGTTCAGTACCTGAAGACACCACCGGAATTCATTTAA
- a CDS encoding two-component system sensor histidine kinase NtrB — MFKTQDYPDKELLLRVKTIMVFRVVFLTGFVALAIAFEHNARYETPIMPLSIVLGSAYFLCIIYALMLRLKMPLTWVAWAQVLGDLATVGGLIYTTGGIESPLSFVFLFVIIATSVMLPRAAVYLAASGASIIYGLLVDLEYFNVIRPIYFFQKSNISYQGAYGFYIIALNLASFYSVAYLSSILNHRLRIINDELRSKSLDLKKLQEFHKNVVQNMVNGLLTTNHEGRVTSVNTACEQITGCNADHSLGRMAYDLLPVPALRSFFLDRQSVQLPVTLEGEFQRKDGETILVIMKISSLIRPSMDPFKDGFKSEGYIVVLEDLTEMRKMEEKILQSEQLAAVGRFSAGLAHEIRNPLASLSGSIQVLRDSLQVEDQYKRLMDIVIKETDRLNSIVKDFLSYSQPRKSKATVIDLTQLLQDVVLLLKNSNEYDCSIEIALNVPSKHIVIQSEEDQIKQMVWNLCINGIQAMDKNGTILLELREVQGHRHRDFQTERKGVLLVVQDQGRGIPPDKRKQIFDPFFTTREEGVGLGLATVTKIVQRFGGHIGVESEVGKGTRFEIFLPQERSIVGTRTPIEEKRSQTLSPN; from the coding sequence ATGTTTAAGACCCAGGATTATCCTGATAAAGAACTCCTTCTCCGGGTCAAGACGATCATGGTGTTCCGGGTCGTATTCCTGACCGGGTTCGTCGCCCTCGCCATCGCCTTCGAGCACAACGCCCGTTACGAAACCCCCATCATGCCCCTCAGCATCGTGCTGGGAAGCGCTTATTTCCTCTGCATTATTTATGCCTTGATGCTGCGGCTCAAGATGCCGCTCACCTGGGTAGCCTGGGCGCAGGTGCTGGGCGACCTCGCCACCGTCGGCGGGTTGATCTACACCACCGGTGGAATTGAAAGTCCGCTCTCTTTCGTCTTCCTGTTTGTCATCATCGCCACCAGTGTCATGTTGCCGCGGGCGGCGGTGTACCTGGCGGCCTCGGGGGCGAGCATCATCTACGGTCTCCTCGTGGACCTGGAATACTTCAATGTGATCCGCCCGATTTACTTTTTCCAGAAATCCAATATTTCGTACCAGGGTGCGTACGGCTTTTACATAATTGCCCTGAACCTGGCCTCGTTTTATTCGGTGGCCTACCTGAGCAGCATCCTCAACCACCGCCTGCGCATCATCAACGACGAACTGCGCTCCAAAAGCCTTGACCTGAAAAAGCTCCAGGAATTTCATAAGAACGTGGTGCAGAACATGGTCAACGGCCTGCTCACCACCAACCATGAAGGACGCGTCACCTCCGTTAACACCGCCTGCGAACAGATTACCGGGTGCAATGCCGACCACAGTCTGGGCCGCATGGCGTACGATTTGCTTCCGGTGCCGGCATTGAGGTCGTTTTTCCTCGACCGCCAGTCGGTGCAGTTGCCGGTAACGCTGGAAGGGGAATTCCAGCGCAAGGACGGAGAGACCATTTTGGTTATCATGAAGATCAGCTCGCTCATCCGGCCCAGCATGGACCCGTTCAAGGACGGCTTCAAGTCGGAAGGCTACATCGTGGTGCTGGAAGACCTGACGGAAATGCGCAAAATGGAGGAAAAGATCCTGCAATCGGAACAGCTGGCGGCGGTGGGACGGTTTTCCGCCGGCTTGGCACACGAAATCCGCAACCCGCTGGCGTCACTCAGCGGTTCCATCCAGGTGCTTCGCGATTCGTTGCAGGTGGAGGACCAGTACAAACGGCTCATGGACATTGTCATCAAGGAAACTGACCGGCTGAACTCCATCGTCAAGGACTTTCTGTCATACTCGCAGCCGCGCAAGTCCAAGGCCACGGTGATCGATCTCACGCAACTGCTGCAGGACGTGGTCCTGCTTCTCAAGAACAGTAATGAATATGACTGCTCCATCGAAATTGCGTTGAATGTGCCGTCGAAACACATTGTCATTCAAAGCGAGGAAGACCAGATCAAGCAGATGGTGTGGAACCTGTGCATCAACGGCATCCAGGCCATGGACAAGAACGGGACCATACTGCTGGAACTTCGGGAGGTCCAGGGCCACCGGCATCGCGATTTCCAAACCGAGCGGAAGGGCGTCCTTCTGGTCGTACAGGACCAGGGGCGCGGTATCCCACCGGACAAACGCAAGCAGATATTCGACCCTTTCTTCACCACGCGGGAAGAAGGCGTGGGACTGGGCCTTGCGACGGTGACCAAGATCGTCCAGCGATTCGGAGGGCACATTGGTGTGGAAAGCGAAGTGGGGAAAGGCACCCGGTTCGAAATTTTCCTTCCCCAGGAGCGTTCGATTGTAGGCACCCGCACACCGATAGAGGAAAAGCGGTCGCAAACCCTGTCCCCGAACTGA
- a CDS encoding type II secretion system F family protein, whose product MPTFTYKTTVKGKTQTGEIEADNEQGARAKLKQKNIRVDSLKAKSSFFSLEIGGGGKKKQKITERDVVIFTRQFSTMVDAGLPLVQCLEILGKQSDNQTFGNIIMDVKNGIEQGANLSDSMRRHPKVWDALYCNLVEAGEAGGILDTILSRLAAYIEKSLALKKKVKSAMVYPGAIVTVAFVVVAFLMIFVIPAFATMFEGSGGELPGPTAIVMMVSNFFQNQWYVIIGGPILFAMIFKRVYATEKGKVEIDRIALKLPVFGMLIRKVSVAKFTRTLGTLLSSGVPLIDAMDICARTSGNKIVERAILNTIESIKEGETIAAPLSREDVFPPMVIQMIDVGESAGALDGMLIKIADFYDEEVDTAVEGLTALLEPMLMVFLGSVVGFIVVAMYLPIFKMGENF is encoded by the coding sequence ATGCCAACTTTTACTTACAAAACGACGGTAAAAGGGAAAACGCAGACCGGCGAAATTGAAGCCGATAACGAGCAGGGCGCCCGGGCCAAGCTGAAGCAGAAAAACATCCGAGTGGACAGCCTCAAAGCCAAATCCTCCTTCTTTTCATTGGAGATCGGCGGGGGAGGTAAGAAAAAGCAGAAAATCACCGAGCGCGACGTCGTTATCTTCACCCGCCAGTTCTCCACGATGGTGGATGCGGGTCTGCCTCTGGTGCAGTGCCTGGAAATCCTCGGCAAGCAGTCGGACAACCAGACCTTTGGCAACATCATCATGGACGTCAAGAACGGCATCGAGCAGGGCGCCAACCTGTCTGACTCCATGCGTCGCCATCCCAAGGTGTGGGATGCCTTGTACTGCAACCTGGTGGAAGCGGGCGAGGCCGGCGGTATTCTGGACACCATCCTGTCGCGCCTGGCCGCGTACATCGAAAAATCCCTCGCGCTCAAGAAAAAAGTGAAGTCCGCAATGGTGTATCCCGGTGCCATCGTCACCGTCGCGTTTGTGGTCGTGGCTTTCCTGATGATCTTCGTCATCCCCGCTTTCGCCACCATGTTCGAAGGCAGTGGTGGCGAGCTTCCCGGGCCCACGGCGATCGTCATGATGGTCAGTAACTTTTTCCAGAACCAGTGGTACGTGATCATCGGCGGACCGATCCTGTTCGCCATGATTTTCAAGCGCGTGTACGCCACCGAGAAGGGGAAGGTGGAAATCGACCGGATCGCCCTCAAACTGCCCGTGTTCGGCATGCTCATCCGCAAGGTTTCCGTGGCCAAGTTCACCCGTACCCTCGGTACCCTGCTTTCCAGCGGTGTGCCCCTGATCGACGCGATGGATATCTGCGCCCGCACCTCCGGCAACAAGATCGTCGAGCGGGCCATCCTCAACACCATCGAATCCATCAAGGAAGGTGAAACCATCGCGGCACCCCTGTCGAGGGAAGATGTATTCCCGCCCATGGTCATACAGATGATCGACGTCGGTGAATCCGCCGGTGCGCTGGATGGCATGCTGATCAAGATCGCAGACTTTTACGATGAAGAAGTGGATACGGCGGTGGAAGGCCTGACGGCACTGCTCGAACCGATGCTCATGGTGTTTCTCGGTTCCGTGGTCGGTTTCATTGTTGTCGCCATGTACCTGCCCATATTCAAGATGGGCGAAAACTTCTAA
- a CDS encoding zinc-ribbon domain-containing protein, with amino-acid sequence MQVTCSQCSKTINIPDEKVPKDKAFNLTCPACKTKNRVDQHLKQEDEEEEGMEAMMLVTDEAFEEDEAPPIYEEGDKVALIMDPMNYDAFADVLTELGYKLETAKSPEHGAHKLKFFHYHVVVFHEKFGGESLEESALYKYILNMPMSLRRKTFIALIGKEFKSTDNMEAFAYSVNQVINEKDLDRLDVVLRKGISDNDIFYRIYRETMDVLGKV; translated from the coding sequence ATGCAGGTCACATGCAGCCAGTGCAGCAAGACGATCAACATTCCGGATGAAAAGGTCCCCAAAGACAAGGCGTTCAACCTCACCTGCCCGGCGTGCAAAACGAAGAACCGCGTCGATCAGCACCTGAAGCAGGAGGATGAGGAAGAAGAGGGCATGGAAGCCATGATGCTGGTGACCGACGAAGCCTTCGAAGAGGATGAGGCCCCTCCCATTTATGAAGAGGGTGACAAGGTCGCGCTCATCATGGACCCGATGAATTACGATGCTTTCGCCGACGTGCTCACCGAACTGGGTTACAAACTGGAAACGGCCAAGTCGCCGGAACACGGCGCGCACAAACTGAAGTTCTTTCACTATCATGTGGTCGTGTTTCACGAAAAGTTTGGAGGCGAAAGTCTGGAAGAAAGTGCCCTTTACAAGTATATTTTGAACATGCCCATGAGCCTTCGGCGGAAAACCTTCATCGCATTGATCGGGAAGGAATTCAAGTCCACGGACAACATGGAAGCATTCGCCTACAGCGTCAACCAGGTGATCAATGAAAAGGATCTGGACCGGCTGGACGTGGTATTGAGGAAAGGCATATCAGACAACGATATCTTCTATAGGATCTATCGCGAGACTATGGACGTTCTTGGAAAAGTGTGA